In the genome of Arachis stenosperma cultivar V10309 chromosome 2, arast.V10309.gnm1.PFL2, whole genome shotgun sequence, the window GATTGGGAACGCATATATGTGAAAGTGAAACACGTTGGTAGTTGGAGGGTTGTATATGCAAACTCTATAATATAGTGTCTGATTAGTGTTTATATCTATTATAAATAGCGGTGTTTTAaatcaattcaaaccaaataaaACCGATTAATTGAACCAAAAAACCAATAACTAAACAAAttgaaaatagataaaattaaaaaaaaaacattttgcAGTTATTTTTGGTTTTCAATTTTAGTAAGAAAaactctaattgaattgaaactaactaatttttttataaatcctaaataaaacaaattttttattttcgattCGAATAAGAAAaactctaattgaattgaaactAACTGATTTTCTTATAAATCCTAAATAAAACAACCTCTCCTCCCCCATCCCCCCAACCACCAACCCAGCCATTAGTAACCTTAATCTCCAGTCTCTAATTCTCTAACTTCTCAATATCGAAAACTCCTCCCACACTCTACAACATCGAATCCCCTTTCAACTCCTCACTATGCTGAAATTTTTCCCTCTTCTCCGCCATCGATGGCACTGGACAGCACCATCGCGGTAGCGCGGCCCTTTCTCTCCCTCCCTTCTTCGTAGTGCTTTTCTCTCCATGCACTAGCAGCCACCATTGTCCTCGACGCACAGCAGCCGTTATCTCCTCCATAAACAGCAGATGCCATCTCTTCCACGCTGTCTTTTTACGCGCACTAGCAGACGCCATCGTCCTCCCCGCACAGAGCAGCACGCACCAGACGTCGATGTCCTCAATGCATAATaagacctccctacactcaactCAGCCACTCTCTGTCTACATCATCAAATCCTCAACAATGGAGCCTTCAAGTCAGGTTAATTCAAtttcttatttaatttctgttcaacttattttgttgttgattttttattattgattattgttCAACCTATTGAGTATTTTGTTGTGCTtctactgttttttttttttaatgattctgtgattacaattttaatttttaattctatttttatgaTTCTGTGAATTGTTATAATTATGTAGTTTGGTATCAATTCAAGTGAGAATATTGGTATTTCTCTTCTGAATAAATTTACAAGTGTGAGATTCTCAACTACATTACCTGCTGCACTACTCCTCATAGAAACACAAGGAAGCTTGCTAATAGAGGTCGAGGGAAGAGGCGGACTATTGAAGAAGCTCCTATTGATGACACCATTAGTACTAAAATTGAGACCAATAAAGGTAAGAGAAAGCCTTATAGACCTTTGTCTTAGACTTGGGATCACTTTACTAAAGATAAAACTAGTAATCCACAGTACCCTAAAACTAAATACAATTGGTGTGTGGCTAGTTATATTTGTGATACACATAAAAATGACACTAGTAATATGAAAAATCACTTGTTGTCGTAGTGCAAAAAGTTTCCTAAGGAGACATTAAATCCTACTCAAAAGATTCTTTGTTTTCAAgacattataaaaaaattcgGAAAAGGGATAGGTATTTCACTTTCTACTGTGTCTTTTTATATTGATCTTTGTAGATAAGTTCTTGCTAGAATGATTATTATGGGTGAATTGTCTTTTTCGTATGTTGAGGTGGAAGGGTTTTGCTATTATATGATTTGTGTGCAACCCAAGTTTCTACTTTCTAGGAGGATCAcatttactagatattgttggaaACTTTATTTGAATGAAAAAACTAAGTTGAAGTATGTTTTTAATCAactaaatcaaaatatttttttgataacTTATTGCTAGTCATTTATGCAAAACTTGAACTATCTTTGTCTTACTGCTCATTACATTAAtgctaattaaaaattacagaaaaaaaaaatcctgaATTTTTGTGCTATCAAGAATCACGAAAGAAAAACAGTTGGTAGGAAGATTGAGAGATATTTGTTGAGATGGGGGATATCCCAAATTTTTTCTGTAACTATTGATAATGCTAGTTTAAATGATGTTACTATTTCTTACTTAAAAAGTAGAATAGACGATTGAAACTTCATCCATTGAAGGGCAAATTTTTGCATGTTAGATGTTGTGCTTATATCTTAAATGTTGTTATGAATGATGGATTGAAAGAAATATATAATTCAATTTTAAGGATTAGAAATACAGTTAGGCATGTGTATGCATCACTAGATCATACGGAGAAGTTTAAGACTATGATTAAAGAAGTTAAAATTCAAGAGAAAGGTATTATGCATTTAGATGTTCTTACTAATGGAACTCTACCTTTTTAACTTGAAAGTGCTTTGAAATTTCAAAATGCACTTAAACGGTTGGGGGAGAAAGATGTGGAATATGCTATGATGGTTGGTGCCTAGTGGGATCCTTAAGTTTAAAGATTAGAAGCGTGCAAGACATTTTGTCAagttcttaaaaatattttatgatgtaATCAACAAAATTTCTAGTTCAACATTTATGACCTCTTCTCAATATTTTAATGACTTTTGTAAAATATTATCTACACTTAAGCATTGGATAGGGAGTTTAGATTTGGTATTTTTAGACATGGCTGAAAAAATAAAGTCTAAGTATGATAAGTATTAGGACaacataaaagaataaaaatatgatGATTTTTATTACAGTAGTTCTTGATTCTAGGTATAAGCTTTAACTTATCAAGTGGAGTTTTTGCAAAAACTAACAGTAATATTTGCAATAGAATTGGAGTTGAACAATCCAACGGTAATATTTTTGCATTTATCCCTATCAATAATTTACGTCCaactttttaataataaatttgatgCTAATAtccttgaaaaaaatttgacgAAAGATCAACATTAATGGCCATGTTTCAAGTAGtgatagtaaaaaaaaaatactaaggAGATCAAATTATATCACCAAAAAAGtacaaaattcaataaatgaACACAATTAATACTATAACATATTTATACACCATTAAGAGTAAATGTGAAAAAAATACTACCTAAAATTGTAAATTGAATAAATACTTTAAAGTTTCAAAAGaaacaaattaaacaattaTTACGGAGGAATTATATTCATCTGACATTGGTCATTAGTAAGATCAATGTTCTTTAGccaatgagttataactcaaatcGTATAGTCTTCCCATACTCATTTAGAGGTCGCAGGTTTGAGTTTCcctattttagtaaaaataaaagataaatgttctttaaaaaaatagaaagtaaaaaataaaatgtcaaATTCATAccataaaaaagtaaaaaagagATCACCGGAAGAAGAAGATCTAGTGACAAAGAgtatcaaaaaaataaagatgaatGCGACAGAACAAGCTGCTGATGATATGGAGGATATGATACCCCCAACCCAAAGCAACTAAGGAAAATGAAGACCCCATGGATGAGGTTGAAGCTGAACCAGAAGTTGAGGTTGTTTCGGAAACGCTACCTACGCAACTCCCTAAAGTCTCTTATAGGAACGGACTAGTAGGTGATGGGATTGAGAAATTAAACCCAGAAGAGATAATATAAATGATGGCTAAAGAGTATATCTATGATAATGAAACACTTGAGTTGGGGGGTTGTGATCAAGCTCCCTTCAATTCCATGCCTAATATCGAGGTGACTCTCGAGGAATATGAGGATTAATGCAAGCTTTGAAAACAAACTCTTATCGTTAAACCCTTGGGGAAGAATATCAATCTGCTGACAATTGGAAAGATGGATCACTAGGCAATGGGCTAATAAGGAGGCTGTCAGAGTGATGGATTTGGAATGTGGCTTCTTCTTGGTTAGATTTTCTAACCATGATGACTATGTACATGCTCTCTTCGAGGGGCCTTGATGATTGCAGACCATTACATATTAACCTAAAGATGGAGACTGTTATTCATGCCCCAGGAAACGGAGGGAAAAAAGTGGTTATCTAggtcaaaatttcaaatcttcTGGCAAAGTTTTACAACAGCTTTTTCTTATAAAAGTTAGAAAAAACTATGGGTACTATGCTCCACGCTGATGAACTCACCTCCATTCACTCGAGAGGTAAGTTTGTTCGCATTTGCGTAGAAATTGACCTGAGAAATCAACTAGTTTCATTCTTTACGATTTTTGGAAAGGAATTTCATTTGGTTTATGAAGGTCTTCATCAGATTTGCTTCCATTGCGGAAGGTACGAGGACAAGGTAAAAGGATGTCCAGAAGTGGAGAAACAACCTccgagaaaaaaaaaaccgctCAAGATGGCAATTCATCCAAGGTCCAAGGACCCTCGTGAAGAAAACAACACCGGTAACGGCCAGAATATTCCTGACCAGAACAACTAGAATTATCAAAACAGAAAGATTGGGGTGAAAATTAAGGAGCTATTAATGAAACTATTACCGTTGGAAATTTTCAATTGaatctgtaacaccctacccTGGAACAAAGCTTGACTGATACGGAGAAATTCTATCCTTCAAGGTCGGTTTGAGCCTTTCTACCATTATCTTTAATACACACTTATAAGTCACATTGCACAACGAAATGGGGCGAAAAAGGGTGATTGAGTCCGGCTGTTTCACTTTCGGGATAAGGATTATAAGGGTTGCATTGTTGTCTCTTATTGTGTCTGGGTTTAACCACACAGTTTGGATATAATCGAATACATTTTGCTTAACAATATCCCAATTTTCTTTGAAGAAGAGGGCTGGATATCCATCCGGTCCTGGCGCTTTCAGCGAACCAATATTAAAAATTGCATCTTTCACTTCATTCTTCCCTGATTTTCCTGTAAATCTGCTTTTTGATGCTAGGTTCCAAAGGAGGATATTGGCTTCGGGTCACAAGGCCACTGCCAGTTTCATTTTCTTCCTCATATAAGCATTTAAAGAACTCAATGGCATGTCTTTTCAAATCTTCATCTTTTTCGATCCAATCTCTTTGTTGGTCTTTCAATTTCAAGATCTTATTCCTTCTTCTCCTAATAACTGTTCTAGTGTGGTAGTATTGGGTATTGTAGTCTTCATCCACCACCCAAAGATCTCTAGACTTCTGCATCCACAAAACTTCATCTTTGTCTAAAATGTCTTCTAATTCTTCATTTAACTTCGCCTCTAGTTTTTTTAAGAATGGATTTTTCCCATAGCTAGAAGCTCTTTGTATGCCCTCAATCCTGTTAATAATTCTTCTCTTCTGCCTTCCAACATGTCCAAACACATCTTTATTCCACTTTATCAGTTGCCTCGTTGTCTCATTAAGCACTATTGTCAGTGGTTGGTTGCTGTCCCAAGCCTGTTTTATGAATTCCTTATGTCCAGGGTGCATACTCCACATGGCTTCATAGCGAAAAGGCTTTTCTATTCTTGTATTAGCTTGAGGCTTTGTATTGATCAGCAACGGGTGATGATTAGAATTTGTTCTGGCTAACACATTAACTCTGGCATCCGGGAACATCAAACCCCAGTCAGTATTAGAGAGTGCTCGATCGAGTCTTTTGAAAACTCTGTCTAGTTTCTCTCACTGGGGGCCTCTCCAAGTGAATCTGGCTCCTACTGCTCCTAAATCAATGAGTGAACAACCTTCTATCCAACTCTTAGATCTTGCACCCAAGTCAACTCTACTACCTCCTTGCTTCTCTGTTGGGTGAGCAATATCATTAAAGTCTCCTACTACTAGCCACCCTCCAGTTAAGGTAACACTTATCCTCTTCAACTCTACCCATAACTCCTTTCTCCTTGATTCTTGAGGGCTAGCATACACAGCCGTTAGAGCCCAAGATTCGTTAGAGCCATTTTTCATAATCATGTGAACAAATTGCATTTTGGATTGGACAACTCTTATGTCCAAATCCGGATCTTTCCACATAATCCAAATACCTCCGCTATATCCCTGAGCCTCTTCtatatgataaaaattaaacCCAAAACTTCTAATAGCCTTTTTTGCATTATCACCACTACATCTAGTCTCCATAAGAATAACTAAATCAGGTTTATACACCTTGGTTAATTCTCTAAGAGTGCGACTAAAGGCCTTGCTAGCCGCTCCTCTATAATTCCAGgacataaaaattattttagtctACAAGAGGATCTTACCCCAGATTACACCATGGGCTCCAACATACCCTCCTCTCCGAGGAGTCCTGCGTCCATATTTGCTCCATAAATATGCTCTCCTTCTAATTGTATTATGTCGTCCTGTCCAGTACATCCTTTTTGGCAACCTTCTTCATACTTTCTGGCTGCCTCCATCATAAGCTCTGGTTCTAAGGAGCTAAAATCTAGTGGCTCTGGCTCAGGATTCTCCACAGCCTCCACATCCTCATCCATTGGTAAAGTTTCAGGTATGACTGTTTCTTGGGAGCATATGTTGGGGGTCATGTTGTTCATGGTACGAGAGGGATTAGTAGGGGATGGGGGTTGTGAGATGAAGTTGTTGCTATGGTTATTGGGGACAAGGGGTAGTCTATTTGTGTTGGTAGTAGTGGGATTCATAGAGTTGGGTTCACAACTTGGGTTAACAGTTGGGAGAACATTAGAGGACTCAGTTGATATTCCTTTATTCTTGTCCTTATTAGTCTTTTGTGGCTTACTAGAAGATGGGCCAGATGTGATCTCTTGTTGGAAAGCTAGAGTTAGGGCTTTAGTGTTATTATCCAAATTGGGCCTTGGGTTGGGCTGTTTGTTTTTCGGGTTAAGTGTCTCTAATGGGGACTGGGTAATTGTCTTATTAGGCATGGGGTTCCTTTTACTGTGATGATTGGCAGCTATTCTCTCATCATTTGAATTCTTCTTTTCTATCATTTGCAAAGCATCAAACCTCGTACTACCACTAACCCATACGTTCTGATTGTCTCTTGCTCCATTTCCTCCACTACTCGCTGCCTCTACATTTCTGCCAGTTTTCTTTCCACGCGTTGTCCTCTGAATGACCATCCACGGGCCGTAAGCTTCATCCTCATTTCTTTCTAAGATTTTTTTGCCCTTGTCCACACAGTTATTTCCAATTTTACCCTCTTCTCCCTCGTCGTTTCGGCTACCCTAATTTTTCTCAGTTCCACTATTATTGCTTTCTGGAGCTTTCTGGGTTTGGACTTTCTTGGGATAGTTGGTCTTTTCATGCCCTACCATTCCACAAGAAAAGCAAATATTATGTATGCCTTCATATTCCACAACATACTTCACCCCCATTAATGGAATAATGTGAAACCAGGGTGCTGGGAGATCTAATTCCACACACAGCCTGGCAAATTTTCCTCTGCATATATCAGCAGTGTTGGAATCTACTTTTATAGTTCTTCCTATAATGTTACCAATTCTCTCTAGCATACTCTTCTCGTAATATTCAATCATTAATCCTGGAAGTCTCACCCATGCTACTGTGTACTCAATAGATGCTTCCATTGGATTGAAATTTGTCTTCCAAAAACTAATCGTGAGATAGTGATCAAAGATTCTCCATGGGCCTCCTATTAGCGCAAAATCGAGATCTTCTTGGGAGTAAAACTTCACAATGAAAAAGTCATTTCCAAGATCAATAACTTCTATACTGCCTTGTTTTCCCCACATAGCCTCTAGTCGCCTGGTTAACACTGCCAAAGAGATTCTTCGACTCAACAACTTCACTATCAATGTATCCCACCATGGGTGTCTTAATTGTTTTAAGACCACTTCATTGATCACTACATTGCAGATTCCATCAGCTCTCTCTACTCTTATCTCAGGAGTGTCTTTCTCAACATTCTTAAAACACTGGCCTTGTGTCTTGCTTATTTCAAAGTGCTCATTTTATGAATTCATTTTCTCATCATCAGATTCCTGAGTTTAGTCCTCTTCTTCCATTGCTGCCGATGGCCTTCTACCTCCTTTGACTGCATCAACAAACAAGCGCTGAGGACGGTTGGTTGCTAGTGCTCTCTCCTGTTCCCCCACCATCCAATCTTCCTCCCTGGAAACCAATAGCTCTTCCCCTGTGAACTTACATCTGTCATTTCCTGTTCTGACTTTTTTAACATTCGGTTGCACTTGATCATTTTCTTTCCGAATTTTCTAGGTTCATGGGACCGTGAGTGTCCTCTACGAACAAAGCCGCCCCTCATGACGGTGGCTTAGATCAGCTGTTTCACAAAGAAAGGAGAGAAAATTCAAAGGGTATGAACGAGTTGTATTCTGTTTATAAAATAAAAGCCTAAAAAACTTTATTGGTCTAGAATTGTAATAACTTTTTTTTGTCATGGattgaaataatttttatttatcaatgtTCTAACATAGGACGATCCATTGACACCCAATAAGTGTCTGacccaaaaaattttattctctATTAATCTGTTATAAGGTGAGGTGTTTATGCTCATaggtttatttttttaaaaaaatagtaagaaaaagaattattttCTGTTAATCTGTTATTTGTTAAAATTCTTTTGTGttaaaattctttattttaatttttttatttgttaatctATTAATCTGACTTTTGAGGTGCAATTATTAtggtttcaattttttttgtatgtAAATTGGATATCATTGATTTTACTTTAACAATTTGATATCAATTTGTTATTTTTGCTTGTTCTAACTTTTGAGATGCTGCTATTATGGATTAACCTTTTTCTTAaacaaaattttgatattaataattttagttCTAAGTTTGAGTTGCCTTTATGGTTTATTTAATTGTAGggttatttaaaaattaaaatggcTGATAGACAAAAACTTACTAACAATGCAAGTAGGTTTAAAGTGGAGAGCATTCCTATTCCATCAAATGTTGTTAGATCTACAGAAGAAGAATCAAT includes:
- the LOC130963034 gene encoding uncharacterized protein LOC130963034, with amino-acid sequence MRGGFVRRGHSRSHEPRKFGKKMIKCNRMLKKSEQEMTDTQGQCFKNVEKDTPEIRVERADGICNVVINEVVLKQLRHPWWDTLIVKLLSRRISLAVLTRRLEAMWGKQGSIEVIDLGNDFFIVKFYSQEDLDFALIGGPWRIFDHYLTISFWKTNFNPMEASIEYTVAWVRLPGLMIEYYEKSMLERIGNIIGRTIKVDSNTADICRGKFARLCVELDLPAPWFHIIPLMGVKYVVEYEGIHNICFSCGMVGHEKTNYPKKVQTQKAPESNNSGTEKN
- the LOC130963033 gene encoding uncharacterized protein LOC130963033, translating into METRCSGDNAKKAIRSFGFNFYHIEEAQGYSGGIWIMWKDPDLDIRVVQSKMQFVHMIMKNGSNESWALTAVYASPQESRRKELWVELKRISVTLTGGWLVVGDFNDIAHPTEKQGGSRVDLGARSKSWIEGCSLIDLGAVGARFTWRGPQVNVLARTNSNHHPLLINTKPQANTRIEKPFRYEAMWSMHPGHKEFIKQAWDSNQPLTIVLNETTRQLIKWNKDVFGHVGRQKRRIINRIEGIQRASSYGKNPFLKKLEAKLNEELEDILDKDEVLWMQKSRDLWVVDEDYNTQYYHTRTVIRRRRNKILKLKDQQRDWIEKDEDLKRHAIEFFKCLYEEENETGSGLVTRSQYPPLEPSIKKQIYRKIREE